The Candidatus Woesearchaeota archaeon genomic interval TTTTACTTTTTGCAAGTTTTTCGACTTCGGAAAGTACGTCCACAAGCGTTTTTTCAGCCATAGTGTCTGTTAATACTATTGAATATATAAAATTTTCGTTTACTAATCATTTATAAGTGATTACAAATATAGAGTTAGTGGATGTTAACCAGCAATGAAAAAATATCATTGAATTAACGCCAAAAACACAAAAACCAAAAGCCTTAAATAGAACCACTTACTTACCTTTTCTAAGCTTTTTGATCTTAAAAATAAAATCAGGGGGGAAATAAAATGGCAAACCAGCAGATACAGCCGATCTTTATTCTGCCTGAAGGCAGCCAGAGGACAACTGGAAGAAACGCGCAGAGGACAAACATAATGGCAGCCAAGTTAGTTGCTGAAACTGTAAGGACAACTCTCGGCCCGAAAGGAATGGACAAGATGCTTGTTGACAGCTTAGGGGATGTTGTCATAACAAATGACGGGGTTACAATTCTTGAAGAGATGCAGATAGAGCATCCTTCTGCAAAAATGCTTGTTGAAATCGCAAAAACACAGGAGAATGAAGTTGGCGACGGGACAACAACAGCAGTTGTTATCGCAGGAGAATTATTGAAGCAGGCTGAGGATCTGCTTGACCAGGAGATTCATCCTACGGTTATTGCCCGCGGCTACAGGCTGGCTTCTGAGAAGGCAATAGCCATCCTGAACAATATTGCTGAAACAATTGATGAAAATGACGCTGAAACATTAAAGAAGATCGCAATAACGGCCATGACTGGCAAAGGCGCTGAAACAGACAAGGAGCATTTATCAGACATTACTGTCAAAGCAGTGAAAGAAATTGCTGAGAAAGAAAATGGCGATATAATAATAGACATTGAAAACGTAAAGCTTGAAAAGAAAGTCGGCGGAGCTGTTGAGGATACTGAGTTAATACAGGGTGTTGTCCTGGACAAGGAAAAGGTTCACTCAGGAATGCCGAGGCTGATTAAAAATGCAAAAATCGCTTTAGTTGATTCTGCATTGGAAATAAAAAATACCGAAATTGACGCCAAAATTGAAATATCAGACCCTGAAAAAATGCAGGCATTCCTTGATATGGAAGAGAATATGCTCAGGAAGATGGTTGGCAAGATAGAAAGCTCCGGAGCAAATGTTGTATTCTGCCAGAAAGGCATTGATGACATGGCGCAGCATTTTTTATCCAAGAAAGGAATTTATGCTGCAAGAAGGATAAAGCAAAGCGACATGGAAGCTTTAGCGAGAGCAACTGGAGCTAAGATTGTCACGAATTTGGACGAGCTAAGCAATGATGATTTGGGAAATGCAGGGATAGTTGAAGAAAAAAAGATCGGAGATGAAGATATGACCTATGTCAAAGACTGCAAGAATCCCAAGTCCGTAACTATTTTGATCAGAGGCGGAACAGAGCATGTTGTAGATGAAGTTAAAAGGGCAATGGAAGATGCTATCGGCGACACAGCAGCTGTGCTGAGAAGCAAAAAGATTGTGGCAGGCGCAGGCGCAGTTGAGATAGAGCTTGCCCGTGAGTTAAGGAAATACGCCGAATCATTGTCCGGAAGGGAGCAGTTGGCTGTCAATGCATTTGCAAATGCTGTTGAAGTCATTCCTAGAACGCTGGCAGAGAATGCCGGGATTGATCCAATTGACATTTTAACAGAGCTTAAGGCAGCTCATGACAAGAAGCAGAAATGGGCAGGAATTGATGTTTTCAAGGCAAAGGTTGTTGATGCCTTCGAGCAGGGCGTTATAGAGCCTTTGAAGATCAAAACACAGGCAATAAGCTCAGCTTCAGAAGTTGCAGTAATGATATTGAGGATCGACGATGTTATTGCTGCAGGCGGCGGATCTAAAGGGCCTTCAATGCCTCCTGGAATGGGCGGCGAGATGCCTGAATACTAGTTTTATTTTTTTACATTTTCTTTTTAAAAAATTAGATGCAAATTTAAGAAATAATCAACCTCTTTCCAGTATCCTCACCGTATCATCTATTGAATTCTCATCTATCCAGGAATTATCACCTGCTTCTTTTGCCATCGACTCTTTTTTATATTGTTGCGGTGCTTTCCATGCTCTTCTTTGCGTTATATTGCTGCGCTTTTCAGCAACAAATTTCTTTGCAGCATCTAGCCCTTCACTCAGGATTATTTCGATAATTTCCTTATCTGCTTCGCTAATCTCAATGTCCAAATCATCTAAAAAGCCGTTCCGACGGAAATATATGTTTATGTTATGCTTATAATTGACAATTATGCTCATTTCATGCGAGCATTTTTTTATTTCACCGTCAGTACAGTCATGTGGCGACGTCTTAGCGTGAAAAAAATATGTTGCCAGATCCTTATTCGCATATGGTTCTTCCATGCGGGATTAGAAGCGAGGATATGCTTATATTCTTTTCTATTTTGACCATTTTGA includes:
- a CDS encoding TCP-1/cpn60 chaperonin family protein; the encoded protein is MANQQIQPIFILPEGSQRTTGRNAQRTNIMAAKLVAETVRTTLGPKGMDKMLVDSLGDVVITNDGVTILEEMQIEHPSAKMLVEIAKTQENEVGDGTTTAVVIAGELLKQAEDLLDQEIHPTVIARGYRLASEKAIAILNNIAETIDENDAETLKKIAITAMTGKGAETDKEHLSDITVKAVKEIAEKENGDIIIDIENVKLEKKVGGAVEDTELIQGVVLDKEKVHSGMPRLIKNAKIALVDSALEIKNTEIDAKIEISDPEKMQAFLDMEENMLRKMVGKIESSGANVVFCQKGIDDMAQHFLSKKGIYAARRIKQSDMEALARATGAKIVTNLDELSNDDLGNAGIVEEKKIGDEDMTYVKDCKNPKSVTILIRGGTEHVVDEVKRAMEDAIGDTAAVLRSKKIVAGAGAVEIELARELRKYAESLSGREQLAVNAFANAVEVIPRTLAENAGIDPIDILTELKAAHDKKQKWAGIDVFKAKVVDAFEQGVIEPLKIKTQAISSASEVAVMILRIDDVIAAGGGSKGPSMPPGMGGEMPEY